The DNA region AGGTACGCCCTCGATGGCGGCCGCAACGGTACAGATCCGCTTGTCCGGGATGCCCAGTTGGCGGGCGACGTCGACCGTGTCTGTCCCGTGGAGGTCCAACGCCGCGGTGACCGGACCGCCGCCCATGGCTCGGACCCGGTCGGCCAGCCCGTCGCCGTACGCCACCGGCTCGGCACCCAGGCTGCGCAGGTAGTCCGCCGACGAGGCGGAGCCGGTGCCGATGATCCGGGCGCCGGCGATGCGGGCCAGCTGCACCGCGAAGACGCCTACTCCGCCCCCGGCTCCGCCGATCAGCACTGTGTCATCCGGCCCCAGGTCGAGCACTGCGAGCGCTGCGGCCGCGGTGCTGCCTGCGATCGACAGCGTCGCGGCGGTGCGGTCATCGACACCGTCGGGAGTGTGGTGCGCGACCCCGGTCGAGATGCTCCCGGCGGACTCGATCACGAGGTGATCGGCGAGCGCCCGGGACACAGCGGTCCCGAACACGCGGTCACCGACGGCGTATCCGGTCGAGTCAGGTCCGACCTCGTCGACGACGCCGGCGTAGTCGGTGCCGAATCCACAGGGCAGACTCAGGCCGAACCGCGCGGCGGTCGCAGCGTCAGAGGTCATCACCCAATCCATCGGGTTCAGTCCCCCGGCGGTCACCCGGATGCGGATCTGGCCCATGCCTGCATGCGGCTCGGGCACGCTCTGGACGGTCAGGTTCTCCGGCCCCCCGAACTTCTCGAGCAGGACCGCCCGGCTCGGGCTCTTCTGCCGCTCGTCGCCGTGCTGTGCCATGAGGCCTCTCCCCTGGTGTCTGCGGATCCAGCCCTATGTGGACTATGCTCCGGTTATCTGTTGCGACCATAACCGGAGCGTGATCCGTTTGACAACCCCGACCGGCCGGGCGCTGCGGTCCGACGCCGCTCACAACCGGGATGGACTGCTCGCTGCTGCCACCCGCGTGCTCGCCTCGGCCGAGGGCGAGCCCTCGCTGCGTGCCATCGCACGGGAAGCCGGCGTCGGCATCGCGACGCTCTACCGGCACTTTCCCACCCGGGAGGCGCTCGTGGCGGCCGTCTACCAGGACCAGGTCGATCGCCTCACGAGCGGAGCCCGCGAGCTGCTCGAGCAGGAGAGCCCGTCGGTGGCGCTGCGACGGTGGATGGACCTGTTCGGCACCTGGGTTGCGGCGAAGAACGGCATGCTCGCCACTCTGCTGTCGATGATCGACTCCGGCGACCTCGCCCATGCCCAGACCAGAGACCAGCTCCTGGCGGCGATCTCGGCCATCCTCGATGCAGGCGTCACAGCAGGAGACCTCCGCCCGGATGTCACTCCTGAGGAAGTCTCTGCCGCCCTGATCGGCATCTTCACCGTCACCCAGCAGCCCGGCAACCCCGTCGCCGCAGACCGACTGCTCGACATTCTCCTCGACGGTCTCCGACCACAGCAGTCCCTCCGAGCCCACGGACACTGACGTAACAGAGGTCGTCTACCGGAACTCGATGATGTCGCCGACCAGGACCGGCTGGTGTCGCAGCCGCGGATGAGGCTGGCGTCATGACATCCATCGACGAACTTCGCAAACACGTAACCCGGGTCATCACGCCCGACGACGCAGACTACGACGACGCTCGAGGCGTCTGGAACGGGATGATCGACCGTCGTCCGGCAGCTGTCGTGCCGGCCGCGAACTCGGACGACGTCATCGCCGCGGTGAACTTCGCACGCGACGCCGGTCTGCCGCTGGCCGTACGCGGCGGCGGGCACAGCGCTCCCGGATTCGGGACGATCGACGACGGCCTGGTGATCGACCTCTCCCCCATGCGTTCCGTCGAGATCGACGCCACCGCACGTACCGCCCGCGTGGGTGGTGGCGCGACGCTCGCGGACCTCAACGACGCGACCCACGCGCACGGCCTCGCGGTGCCCGGCGGGATCGTGTCGACGACGGGCGTCGGCGGTCTGACGCTCGGCGGAGGCATCGGCTACCTCACCCGAGGTTTCGGGCTCACGATCGACAATCTGCGGTCGGCCGACGTCGTCACCGCGGACGGACAGCTCCGTCGCGCCAGCGAGTCCGAGAACTCCGACCTGTTCTGGGCGCTCCGCGGCGGCAGCGGCAACTTCGGGGTCGTCACCACCTTCGAGTTCGATCTGCACCCCGTGGACCAAGTGGTCGTCGGGCTCTTCTTCTACGAGCTGGAGCACGCCGGTGACCTGCTGCGCCTCTTCCGCACCTGGGTCACCGAGGCCGACGAGCGCTGCGGGGGCTTCCCGGCGTTTCAGGTCGCTCCTCCCCTGCCCTTCCTTCCGGAGGAGCGCCACGGCGACACCTTCTGCGCCGCCGTCGTCCACTGGAGCGGGCCGGTCGAGGAGGGTGAGGCGGCGATGCAGCCGTTCCGCGACCTCGCGCCGCGCGTCGGCGAGCTCGTCGAGCCCATGCCGTATCCGTGGCTCAACGGCGCGTTCGACGACCTGTTCCCCCGTGGCGTACGCAGCTACTGGAAGGGCAACTACGTCACCGAGCTGACCGACGCGGCCATCGACGTGCACCTGGCCCACGGGCCGAAGGCACCCAACGCGAGCTCGACGATGCACCTGTACCCCATCAACGGTGCTGCATCCCGCGTCGGCGCGACGGACACTGCGTTCTCCTACCGGCACGCGACGTTCTCGACGGTCATCGTCTCCGCATGGTCGGACGCCTCGGACGACGACGCCAACATCGCGTGGGTTCGCGACTACGCCGCCGCTCTCACGCCGCACTCCGAGCCCGGCGGGTACGTGAACTTCATGTCCGAGGACGACCAGGGCCGTGTCACCGACACCTATGGCAGCAACTACGCGCGCCTCAGGACGGTCAAGCAGGCGTACGACCCGGAGAACCTGTTCAGCCACAACCAGAACATCAGGCCCTAGGGTTGGCGCGTGCCA from Nocardioides luteus includes:
- a CDS encoding NADP-dependent oxidoreductase, producing the protein MAQHGDERQKSPSRAVLLEKFGGPENLTVQSVPEPHAGMGQIRIRVTAGGLNPMDWVMTSDAATAARFGLSLPCGFGTDYAGVVDEVGPDSTGYAVGDRVFGTAVSRALADHLVIESAGSISTGVAHHTPDGVDDRTAATLSIAGSTAAAALAVLDLGPDDTVLIGGAGGGVGVFAVQLARIAGARIIGTGSASSADYLRSLGAEPVAYGDGLADRVRAMGGGPVTAALDLHGTDTVDVARQLGIPDKRICTVAAAIEGVPAANGANAGPEALRRIARLVDAGDIRVPIAATFPVEEIRSAVELQAERHVRGKVVIGLSV
- a CDS encoding TetR/AcrR family transcriptional regulator; the protein is MIRLTTPTGRALRSDAAHNRDGLLAAATRVLASAEGEPSLRAIAREAGVGIATLYRHFPTREALVAAVYQDQVDRLTSGARELLEQESPSVALRRWMDLFGTWVAAKNGMLATLLSMIDSGDLAHAQTRDQLLAAISAILDAGVTAGDLRPDVTPEEVSAALIGIFTVTQQPGNPVAADRLLDILLDGLRPQQSLRAHGH
- a CDS encoding FAD-binding oxidoreductase, which encodes MTSIDELRKHVTRVITPDDADYDDARGVWNGMIDRRPAAVVPAANSDDVIAAVNFARDAGLPLAVRGGGHSAPGFGTIDDGLVIDLSPMRSVEIDATARTARVGGGATLADLNDATHAHGLAVPGGIVSTTGVGGLTLGGGIGYLTRGFGLTIDNLRSADVVTADGQLRRASESENSDLFWALRGGSGNFGVVTTFEFDLHPVDQVVVGLFFYELEHAGDLLRLFRTWVTEADERCGGFPAFQVAPPLPFLPEERHGDTFCAAVVHWSGPVEEGEAAMQPFRDLAPRVGELVEPMPYPWLNGAFDDLFPRGVRSYWKGNYVTELTDAAIDVHLAHGPKAPNASSTMHLYPINGAASRVGATDTAFSYRHATFSTVIVSAWSDASDDDANIAWVRDYAAALTPHSEPGGYVNFMSEDDQGRVTDTYGSNYARLRTVKQAYDPENLFSHNQNIRP